From a region of the Pseudanabaena sp. ABRG5-3 genome:
- a CDS encoding sulfite exporter TauE/SafE family protein yields the protein MLNIEWILLYIALGGFVGFMGGLLGVGGGGILVPLLASILVYQGIGGDEVVHLALGTSLMCMVISSIASIRAHASRKAVVWKVVSGMAPGIILGALLTTQIAANLKSAYIALFMAFFMALVAVQMFVNWKPKPSLKPITFRGLLTSGVAIGSISALAAVGGGFLTVTYLSYKNIVMKKAIGTSAAIGLPIAISGTIGYMISGWTKTLSTPYTIGFIYLPAFLAISIASSIAAPYGARCSHRLPEAYLKKIFAVISLILSLTMLSSFVK from the coding sequence ATGCTAAATATTGAATGGATATTGTTATATATCGCTTTGGGCGGCTTTGTTGGTTTTATGGGAGGCTTGCTCGGTGTTGGTGGTGGCGGAATTTTAGTTCCTCTACTAGCATCAATTCTCGTTTACCAAGGTATCGGTGGAGATGAAGTCGTCCACTTGGCCTTGGGAACATCATTGATGTGCATGGTCATTTCTTCGATCGCTAGTATTCGCGCACATGCGTCTCGAAAGGCAGTAGTGTGGAAAGTCGTTAGCGGAATGGCTCCCGGAATTATTCTCGGCGCGTTACTAACTACCCAAATCGCGGCAAACCTCAAATCAGCTTACATTGCGCTTTTTATGGCATTTTTCATGGCACTTGTAGCAGTGCAAATGTTTGTTAATTGGAAACCGAAGCCTAGCTTAAAGCCAATTACATTTCGCGGATTACTAACATCTGGAGTTGCGATCGGATCGATATCCGCACTAGCCGCAGTGGGCGGCGGTTTTCTCACAGTTACCTACTTGAGCTATAAGAATATCGTCATGAAAAAAGCTATTGGCACTTCCGCAGCAATTGGACTTCCTATCGCGATTTCAGGAACGATTGGCTACATGATTAGCGGATGGACTAAGACATTGAGCACTCCCTATACTATTGGATTCATTTACCTACCTGCATTTTTGGCAATATCGATTGCCAGTTCTATTGCTGCTCCCTATGGTGCTCGATGTTCGCATCGTTTGCCTGAGGCTTATTTGAAAAAGATATTTGCAGTTATCTCACTCATCTTAAGCTTAACGATGCTCAGCTCATTTGTTAAATAA
- a CDS encoding helix-turn-helix domain-containing protein, with protein MDISEVAKASGLPASTLRFYEEKGLIQSNGRSGLRRLFSEDVMDRLALIALGRSAGFSLDEIAEMFTPEGVEINIDLLLAKADELDKKIKELTSMRDGLRHAAVCKAPNHFECPKFLRLLRIAGKNRSRQPNQLQKNKLGRGGQKT; from the coding sequence ATGGATATATCTGAAGTTGCAAAGGCATCAGGATTGCCAGCCTCAACGCTACGCTTTTACGAAGAGAAGGGGCTGATTCAGTCAAATGGTCGAAGTGGGCTACGCCGTCTATTCAGTGAAGATGTTATGGATCGGCTTGCTTTAATAGCTTTAGGGCGGAGTGCTGGTTTCTCGCTGGATGAGATAGCAGAAATGTTTACTCCTGAAGGTGTTGAAATTAATATTGACCTGCTTTTAGCTAAAGCAGATGAGTTGGATAAGAAAATCAAAGAACTGACCTCAATGCGTGATGGGCTTCGTCACGCAGCAGTTTGCAAAGCACCAAACCATTTTGAATGTCCAAAATTTCTTCGTCTTCTCCGTATTGCTGGCAAAAATCGGTCTAGACAACCAAATCAATTGCAGAAAAATAAACTT
- a CDS encoding B12-binding domain-containing radical SAM protein: MTILRSIAETLNQSYFQSEHLLFEPTTPEHDAVNIVFAFPSTYTVGITSLGYQGVWANLATRSQVNVSRWFTDAHEDLPRQIEILGFSFSWELDYVNILAALKKFDIPIDSCDRTDEHPLVFGGGPVLTANPEPFAAWFDIVLLGDGEELIGNFLNAYQEVRHASRAVKLRHLAKLEGIYVPQLYAVTYEAADGSIASIQPIDSDIPAIIHKQTYKGNTLSASTVVTERAAWESIFMVEVVRSCPEMCRFCLASYLTLPFRTASLEASLMPAIAKGLEVTKRLGLLGASITQHPEFDTLLDYLAQPQFDDVRLSLASVRTNTLTEKLARILSTRDSRSVTIAIESGSERLREIINKKLHNDEIRQAAINAQAGGLKSLKLYGMAGVPMENDDDIEQTIEMLISLRKIAPKLKITFGCSTFVPKSHTPWQWQGVSTTAEKKMQYFRKKLLPKGIDFRPESYKDSIVQALISRGDRRLTKLLRLACSYSDGDVPSDGSYKRAFKELRGQLPPLAWYVHENWDVHQILPWQHLRSALPVETLIKHRETSLQVDNYTELITTK, translated from the coding sequence ATGACGATACTGCGATCTATTGCCGAAACCTTGAATCAATCCTACTTCCAGTCCGAACATTTACTATTTGAACCCACCACACCAGAACATGATGCGGTTAATATCGTTTTTGCTTTTCCCAGCACCTACACCGTGGGAATTACGAGCTTAGGATATCAAGGAGTATGGGCAAATTTAGCAACCCGATCGCAGGTTAATGTCAGTCGATGGTTTACCGATGCCCATGAAGATTTACCGCGCCAGATTGAAATATTAGGCTTTTCATTTTCATGGGAATTGGATTACGTCAATATTCTCGCTGCATTAAAGAAATTCGATATTCCCATTGATAGCTGTGATCGCACTGATGAACATCCATTAGTATTTGGTGGGGGACCAGTTCTCACCGCTAATCCTGAACCCTTTGCCGCATGGTTTGACATTGTCTTGCTCGGTGATGGCGAAGAACTAATTGGGAACTTCCTCAATGCTTATCAAGAAGTACGTCATGCTAGTCGTGCAGTGAAATTGCGCCATTTAGCAAAATTAGAGGGAATTTATGTTCCGCAGCTATACGCAGTTACCTACGAAGCAGCAGATGGGTCGATCGCTTCCATTCAACCCATAGATTCCGATATTCCTGCCATCATCCATAAGCAAACCTACAAAGGCAATACCCTCTCAGCTTCTACAGTCGTTACGGAAAGAGCCGCTTGGGAAAGTATCTTTATGGTGGAAGTGGTGCGGAGTTGTCCAGAGATGTGTCGCTTCTGTTTAGCGAGCTATCTTACACTTCCATTTCGGACTGCGAGTTTAGAGGCTAGTTTGATGCCTGCGATCGCTAAAGGACTAGAAGTAACCAAACGATTAGGATTACTAGGCGCATCAATCACTCAACATCCTGAATTTGATACATTGCTGGACTATCTCGCCCAACCCCAATTTGATGATGTTCGCCTCAGCCTTGCCTCTGTCCGTACCAATACCTTAACCGAAAAATTAGCGCGAATTCTCTCTACCCGTGATAGTCGCTCCGTTACTATTGCGATCGAAAGCGGTTCTGAACGTTTACGAGAAATCATTAATAAGAAACTACATAATGACGAAATCAGGCAAGCAGCGATCAACGCTCAGGCAGGTGGTTTAAAGTCTCTGAAACTCTATGGGATGGCAGGTGTGCCGATGGAAAATGATGACGATATCGAACAAACCATCGAGATGTTGATTTCCCTTCGCAAAATTGCGCCAAAATTAAAGATTACCTTTGGTTGCAGTACTTTCGTTCCTAAATCCCATACCCCTTGGCAATGGCAAGGAGTTAGTACGACAGCCGAAAAGAAAATGCAGTATTTTCGTAAGAAACTTTTACCGAAAGGGATTGATTTTCGTCCTGAAAGTTATAAAGATTCAATTGTGCAAGCACTTATTTCTAGAGGCGATCGCCGTCTGACGAAATTATTACGTTTGGCTTGTAGCTATAGCGATGGTGATGTGCCTAGTGATGGTTCCTACAAACGCGCCTTTAAGGAATTACGTGGACAGTTGCCGCCCTTAGCTTGGTACGTCCATGAAAATTGGGATGTCCATCAAATTCTACCTTGGCAACATCTTCGCAGTGCTTTACCTGTGGAAACCTTAATCAAACATCGTGAAACATCTTTACAAGTTGACAACTATACTGAATTAATCACGACGAAATGA